In the genome of Hevea brasiliensis isolate MT/VB/25A 57/8 chromosome 14, ASM3005281v1, whole genome shotgun sequence, the window ACTAACAGATAAAAGATTAcatttaaaatttggtaaaaataaaACATTAGTGAGTATCAACTTTGGAGTTAAGGTAATAGTGCCAATGTATGTGACATATTGGGATGAACCATCAGGTAGGTTAACAGTTTTTGGGTGTGACAATAAGGTGGTATAGTCAAAAGAGTGAATAGTGGAACACATATGGTTAGTTGCACCTGTATCTATAATCCAAGTACTGTTGTGCTTAGAATTCATACTAACATGACAACTATTAAATATTTCACCTGCAAAATCAGCTGTGTTGACACTGATTGGCTCATTTTCCACAGTCTTTCCCTTAATCAGTTTCATGACTTCACTTGCCAGTGCAGAGATATTAACATCAGCATTCCAGTCCTCATGTGCTTTCTGAGAGGTATCACTCATGGGGGTATCAACCATATTAGCTGTGACACTGAATTGCTGCCTACCCTTCCTCTGCTTAAAATCCTTGTACCATTCTGGATAGCCAAATAATCTGAAACATGATTCTTTAACATGACCCCCAACATTACAATGAGTACAGAATCTATCATCTTTCTTTCCATAATCCTTTTTTTTGAATGAAGGTTTATATCCACCACTTGGTCCACCATCCTTAGAAAAAACCTTCTTATAGTTCTGCATTTTAGCTAACATAATAGCAGTATTCTCACTGGATTCAACAGTAGTATTCTGCACCTCTCTATTTTTCTCAACCTTTTGTATCATAGAGTAAGCCTTTTGAACATTAGGAAGTGGATCCATCAACAGTATTTGATTCTTTACATGTTCATAATTTTCATTAAGTCCCATCAAGAATTGTATAAGTCTATCTTCATTGTCTATATCTGCAATAGCTTTTGTTGAACCACATTTACAAATACCACATGTGCATGCAGGAAAAGGACGTAAACAGGTTAGTTCATCCCACATTTTCTTCAGCTTAGTAAAATAGACACTCACAGGTAAATTGTTTTGAGTAAATCCACATATATCTCTTTTGATTTGAAACAACAATGGACCATTACTTTGCCCAAAACGCTGTTGTAATTCTTCCCAAAGTTCTTGAGCAGAATTAGTATACAAAAAGGCTTCAACAATTTCTTTTGATATAGCATTCAAAATCCAAGAAACAACCATACTATCTACCCTTAACCATCTCTCAAAGGAAGGTGAGTCAGCAGCAGGCTTAACACATTTCCCATTAATAAAACTCAACTTATCTTTAGCTCTAAGAGCTATCACCATAGATCTACTCCATGAAAGGTAATTATGACCAGTCAATAGTGTGCTTACCAGAATGAGACTAGGATGATCTGAGTTTTGCAAATACAACGGATCGCTGGTAAGGCTATTTTGACCTTCAACTCCTATCTCACTTTTCACCCCTGATGTCTCATCTATCAAACTCATATTGCAGAGTATACAAAGGAATTTACAGAAAAACAGGCAAAGTAACAAGAACAAAGAATCACAGCTTTCAAGCAGCAAAGTAACAAGAACAAAGAATCACAGCTTTCAAGTAGAAAAACAGGCAAAGTAACAAAAACAAAGAATCACAGCcttcaggctctgataccatgtagaaactGAGGAAGAATTGCAAAGTAAAACATAGCTAGAAATGAGAGGAAATGGGAAGAGACCTTATTTCATATCTGTCAAGAATGACGTTTATATACAAAAAAGTAAGAGAAATATCTACACACGCTAACAGCATGCAAGCTGACGTGTtgggcagaaaaaaaaaaaaaaaaaatctcctaaCAGACTCACAGCTCATTCCAGCTTATACCAAAAACATTTCTCTATTTACCTCCTAACAGACTCACAGCTCATTCCAGCTTATACCAAAAGCATTTCTCTATTTACAATTGATTCCCGCAACTACACTACAAAAGTTACATATTTACACTCTCCCTGGGAATCGTATTTCCCATACCCCAAGCCTTATCCCAAGACAGAGTCTTGGAAAGAGAGCACAGATTGCTGCTCGTGGGATGGGATCACCTGTGACTTAGAAACAGGTAATGTAATTGGCCTTCACCTTTCTAATAGCTTGCTTTTTGGTACCATCTATTCTAACAATCCTCTTTTCTTCCTTCTTCATCTCCAAAGCCTCGACCTCTCCTACAATGATTTCAACAATTCTCACCTTTCACCTCAGTTTGGCCAGTTTTTTAATTTAACGTATCTTAACCTTAGCTCTTCTAATTTTGGGGGCGAATTCCCTTCCGAAATTTCTTATTTGTCAGGTTTGGTGTCTCTTGATCTTTCTTTGAACGATTTTTTGATACTAGAAACCACTATTTTCAACAAGCTTGCTCAAAACCTAACCCAATTGCAAGAATTGGACTTGTCTTTTGTAAACATGTCTTTGGTCGCACCTAGTTCCTTGATGAATTTGTCTTCTTCTTTGACATATCTCAAACTTAGGTATTGTGGATTGCACGGAAAAATCCCAGATATCAGTCATCTATCCAAATTGGTTACACTTCATCTGTCATTTGTTTATTCCTATGGTCGTTCGATGATAGAAATAAAACCAATGACCTTTGACAGGCTTGTTAGAAATCTTACCAAGATAAGAGACTTTCGTTTACGTGGTGTAAACATGTCGATGGTGGCACCTAGTTCTTTGATGaatctctcttcttctttatcatcACTTGCACTTATATTATGTGAATTGCAAGGGAAATTCccagacaacataattcaacgacCAAACCTCCAATTGCTCTATTTAACGGACAATGAACATCTCACTGGTTCCTTACCTCGGCATAATTGGACTAACTCGCTCCGCTACTTGGTTCTTTCATGGACAAAAATTCCAGTATATTTAGACTATGATTTTATCGGAAATTTAAAGTCTTTAGAAACTTTGGGTCTCAGCGGCTGCAACTTTAGAGTTTCAAATTTGGAACTGCTAGGTGAGTTGACTCAACTCACTCAGCTGTCCCTTTCCGATAATAATTTCACTGGTCAAATTTCATCCTCATTTGGAAGCCTTAAGCAACTCTCCTCACTGGTCCTctcctataacaatttcaatggtCAGATTCCTAATTATTTTACGAACTTCACACAACTTTCTTTTTTATCTTTATCAAATAATCGGTTTACAGGCCCCATCCCTGTCCAATTAGGCAGACTTTCATGTCTAGATTACCTGGATTTGTCCAATAACAAGTTGCATGGCCCAATTCCAAATTCAATTTTCAAACTTGTGGACTTGACTGTTCTCATTCTTTCATCCAATAACTTGACAGGAGAAGCCTCTCCTGCAACTTGCAAGCTAAAATCTCTTCAAATTCTTGACTTGTCAAACAATAGTTTGAACGGCTTCATCCCACAGTGTTTGGGAAATTTTAGCAACAATCTTTCAGTGTTGCATTTGGGCATGAACAAGTTTCATGGAACCATCCCTGAAACATTTTCAGTAGGCAGCAGCTTGAGATATTTGAACTTCAATGGCAATCAATTACAGAGGAAAATCCCACTGTCCATCTCCAATTGTAGAAATTTGGAAATATTAGATCTTGGAAACAATAATATAGATGACTCATTCCCGCATTTTCTAGGAACTCTTTCGAAGCTGCAAATTCTAATTCTAAAATCCAATAAACTCCATGGTTTGGTGAAAGGGCCTACTGCCAATTATTCGTTCTCAAAGCTACGAATTTTTGATCTCTCCCGTAACAAGTTGCATGGCCCAATTCCAAATTCAATTTTCAAACTTGTGGACTTGACTGTTCTCATTCTTTCATCCAATAACTTGACAGGAGAAGCCTCTTCTGCAGCTTGCAAGCTAAAATCTCTTCAAATTCTTGACTTGTCAAACAATAGTTTGAACGGCTTCATCCCACAGTGTTTGGGAAATTTTAGCAAAAGTCTTTCAGTGTTGCATTTGGGCATGAACAAGTTTCATGGAACCATCCCTGAAACATTTTCAGTAGGCAGCAGCTTGAGATATTTGAACTTCAATGGCAATCAATTACAGAGGAAAATCCCACTGTCCATCTCCAATTGTAGAAATTTGGAAATATTAGATCTTGGAAACAATAATATAGATGACTCATTCCCGCATTTTCTAGGAACTCTTTCGAAGCTGCAAATTCTAATTCTAAAATCCAATAAACTCCATGGTTTGGTGAAAGGGCCTACTGCCAATTATTCGTTCTCAAAGCTACGAATTTTTGATCTCTCCCGTAACATGTTTAGCGGACCTTTACCTGCAGAGTATTTCGATAATTTCAAAGCAATGGTGAACTCTGATGTGAAAATGGAATACATGCGGGACCCAAATAATTCTTATGATTATTCTGTGAGTCTGACACTCAAAGGATTGGAGATTGAGTTGGTGAAAATCCAAACGCTTCTTACAACCATTGATTTGTCTGGTAATAAATTCACAGGAAAAATCCCACAGTTGATTGGAAAGCTTAAAGCACTTAAGCAACTCAACTTATCTCACAATCAACTCACAGGCAATATTCAACCCTCACTGGGGAATTTGAGCAATTGGTAGATTTGACTTTTCTACAGGTATTTCGCGTTTCACACAATCGACTTGAAGGACCCATACCTGAAGGAAATCAATTCAACACATTCGACAACACTTCATACGAGGAAAATTTGGGATTATGTGGATTTCCGCTAGAAAAATGTAACAGCAGGGAGAGCCAACAATCAGCAGCATCAAAAGAAGATGATTCTGAGTCTAAAATTGGATTTGGGTGGAAAGCTGTATTGGCGGGGTATGGATGTGGGTTAATATTTGGTATAGCAATGGGATATGTTGTGTTTAAAACAAGAAATCCTGCATGGTTTGTGAGGATGGTTGAAGGATTTCAAAAGCCAAAAAGGTTCAAAAACTAAGATAGTTCATACAAGAAAAACTTACTAATGGAGTTAGCCTTTTCAGGTAATATTTCATGATATTTCTTGTTTCATAATCTCTGCTTCATATatcaacataattttttttttaattattcatatTAATTGTTAATCGGCACTATACTTGACCTTATTTTTCTGTTAAGAAGTAGAACTATGAGCTTGTGTCATTATAATTGCAAGTAATTATCCATTTGGCATAAAATTTATGCAGTTTTTATCTCTTTTGTGGTAAATTCTTACTTTGTTAGCTACATTACAGCCAAACAGAGATGCAGTCTGAGATGTAATGTGCAGGAAGTCTATGCATAGCAATAGCTGGATCAGAATAGCAGCTCTGGAGTGAGGGACAAATCTGGAGTCAGAATTATAGATTAAAGTTTCTGTTGTTTTCGTGATAAATAAAGATTTTCCACAATTATATTCCTTGGGAATTGGTGTGGAAACTCTGTATAATCTGATGTTGTAATGTTTAGACTGAGTTCCTTTCAAAATTGGCCTAATG includes:
- the LOC131173055 gene encoding receptor-like protein Cf-9 — translated: MRGNGKRPYFISVKNDVYIQKNSQLIPAYTKSISLFTIDSRNYTTKVTYLHSPWESYFPYPKPYPKTESWKESTDCCSWDGITCDLETGNVIGLHLSNSLLFGTIYSNNPLFFLLHLQSLDLSYNDFNNSHLSPQFGQFFNLTYLNLSSSNFGGEFPSEISYLSGLVSLDLSLNDFLILETTIFNKLAQNLTQLQELDLSFVNMSLVAPSSLMNLSSSLTYLKLRYCGLHGKIPDISHLSKLVTLHLSFVYSYGRSMIEIKPMTFDRLVRNLTKIRDFRLRGVNMSMVAPSSLMNLSSSLSSLALILCELQGKFPDNIIQRPNLQLLYLTDNEHLTGSLPRHNWTNSLRYLVLSWTKIPVYLDYDFIGNLKSLETLGLSGCNFRVSNLELLGELTQLTQLSLSDNNFTGQISSSFGSLKQLSSLVLSYNNFNGQIPNYFTNFTQLSFLSLSNNRFTGPIPVQLGRLSCLDYLDLSNNKLHGPIPNSIFKLVDLTVLILSSNNLTGEASPATCKLKSLQILDLSNNSLNGFIPQCLGNFSNNLSVLHLGMNKFHGTIPETFSVGSSLRYLNFNGNQLQRKIPLSISNCRNLEILDLGNNNIDDSFPHFLGTLSKLQILILKSNKLHGLVKGPTANYSFSKLRIFDLSRNKLHGPIPNSIFKLVDLTVLILSSNNLTGEASSAACKLKSLQILDLSNNSLNGFIPQCLGNFSKSLSVLHLGMNKFHGTIPETFSVGSSLRYLNFNGNQLQRKIPLSISNCRNLEILDLGNNNIDDSFPHFLGTLSKLQILILKSNKLHGLVKGPTANYSFSKLRIFDLSRNMFSGPLPAEYFDNFKAMVNSDVKMEYMRDPNNSYDYSEKSHS